Proteins encoded within one genomic window of Lates calcarifer isolate ASB-BC8 unplaced genomic scaffold, TLL_Latcal_v3 _unitig_1979_quiver_622, whole genome shotgun sequence:
- the LOC108891502 gene encoding protein FAM13C: MFCFCLQSSLLKLQALEVEGGPSLGPSPEENPPALGSKEQKSPCGPAELGEKEGKTLALCHSVPTDENSPPELLTVLTRPPQSPRHQPLATIHPSQQPLTPEGALPLSPHHSPYSPQRSSPGGEGGGGGGGGGGGGEGGGGALLQLLAGGPSPLPSPRCSSLSHSLRFNSDPDTAPSPPCSQQYILSRGRGDRTEGSEDECPPSIPFLTRQIQTLKRKVRRFEDQFEQEMNYKPSHNDKYSNPEMVRVMSELAKARKELKELRLRQSLFESKEQDGAGSICRYSSGQQGAAEHKPTLEETVESLFRRLREKRQALGLPDNMKEMTQAQMVLEKITLQKCLLYFESLHGRPGTKQERNLVKPLYDRYQMIKRLLCASPTITTIEEEDGSDEDSMSSITVDEPPVPPPRRATRPAAAEEDSDRDSDPAFVSPIDEVKGVRQQPALTTANLHEASRSQLLESLRETRAEKKSRRKALREFEDQFYRQTGRICQKEDRTLMKEEYQEYKQLKAKLRLLEVLLSKQDVTKAIFPPSVSTSSMTSSMIAETTSSIGETLLRMRETLSTIRDIVHDSW, encoded by the exons ATGTTCTGCTTCTGCCTGCAGAGTTCCCTGCTGAAGCTCCAGGcgctggaggtggagggggggccCTCGCTGGGTCCATCCCCAGAGGAGAACCCACCTGCCCTGGGCAGCAAGGAGCAGAAGAGCCCCTGTGGCCCCGCCGAGCtcggagagaaggaggggaagaCGTTGGCTCTGTGCCACAGCGTCCCCACGGATGAGAACAGCCCACCAG agctgctgacGGTCCTGACCAGACCTCCTCAGTCTCCCAGACACCAGCCGTTAGCCACCATCCACCCCAGCCAGCAGCCCCTGACTCCTGAAGGAGCGCTGCCCCTGAGCCCTCACCACTCACCCTACTCCCCACAGAGGAGCAGCCccggaggggagggaggaggaggaggaggaggaggaggaggaggaggagaaggaggaggcggAGCTCTGCTCCAGCTGCTGGCTGGTGGCCCcagccccctcccctccccccgaTGCTCCAGCCTCAGCCATAGCCTGAGGTTCAACTCCGACCCCGACACTGCACCTTCACCGCCCTGCAGTCAGCAGTACATACT gtcTCGGGGTCGGGGGGACAGGACAGAGGGATCGGAGGATGAGTGTCCCCCCTCCATCCCCTTCCTCACCCGTCAGATTCAGACCCTGAAGAGGAAGGTTCGCAGGTTTGAGGACCAGTTTGAGCAGGAGATGAACTACAAG ccgtCTCACAACGATAAATATTCAAACCCAGAGATGGTCAGAGTGATGAGTGAACTGGCAAAGGCTCGCAAAGAGCtcaaag AGCTGAGACTCAGACAGTCGTTGTTTGAGTCGAAGGAGCAGGACGGTGCAGGAAGCATCTGCAG GTACAGCTCTGGGCAGCAGGGGGCGGCGGAGCACAAACCAACCCTGGAGGAAACGGTGGAGTCTCTGTTCAGACGACTGAGGGAGAAAAGACAAGCTCTGGGTCTCCCCGACAACATGAAG gagatGACTCAGGCTCAGATGGTGTTGGAGAAGATCACTCTGCAGAAATGTCTGCTGTACTTTGAGAGTCTGCACGGTCGACCG gGAACCAAACAGGAGAGGAACCTGGTGAAGCCTCTGTACGACAGATACCAGATGATCAAACGTTTGCTGTGTGCCAGTccgaccatcaccaccatc gaggaagaggacggaTCTGATGAAGACTCAATGAGTTCGATCACGGTGGATGAACCTCCTGTGCCGCCTCCTCGCAGAGCGACCCGACCAGCAGCCGCCGAGGAGGACAGCGACCGGGACAGCGACCCAGCCTTCGTGTCCCCGATCGACGAGGTGAAAGGCGTTCGTCAACAGCCTGCCCTGACCACAGCCAACCTGCACGAAGCCTCCAG GTCTCAGCTGCTGGAGAGTCTCCGTGAGAcgagagcagagaagaagagcaggCGTAAAGCTCTGAGAGAGTTTGAGGACCAGTTTTATCGTCAGACTGGAAG AATCTGTCAAAAAGAGGATCGCACTCTAATGAAAGAAGAATACCAGGAATACAAACAGCTGAAAGCTAAACTCCGGCTGCTGGAGGTCCTCCTCAGCAAACAGGACGTCACCAAGGCTat atttcctccaagtgtcagcacttcatccatgacatcgtctatgatcgccgagacgacgtcttcgatcggagagacattgttgaggatgagggagacattgtccacgatcagagacattgtccatgactcgtggtga